Genomic DNA from Archangium lipolyticum:
CCGTGTGCGTGGCCATGTAGCTGGTGCGGATGAGGGCGTGGCCCGGCTCCACCGCCGGAGGAATCACGGGGTTGGCGAACACACCCGCCTCGTGCAGCGCCTTCCAGAAGCGGAAGCACTTCACCTGGTCGCCGATGTGCACCGGCACCACCGGCGTCACCGACACGCCCGTGTCGAAGCCCATGGCGCGGAAGCCGTTGTGCATCTTCTCGGCGATGTCCAGCAGGCGCGCGCGCCGCTGCGGCTCGGCCTCGATGATCTCCAGCGCCTTGAGCGCCGAGGCGATGGACGCCGGCGTCATGGACGCGGAGAAGATGACCGAGCGCGACTTGTGGCGCATGTAGTTGATGACGTCGTGCGGGCCGGCCAGCACGCCGCCCAGCGACGCGAAGCTCTTGGAGAACGTGCCCATGACGAGGTCCGTCTCCGCCTCCAGCCCGAAGTACTCGGAGGTGCCGCGGCCCTTCTCACCCAGCACGCCCATGGAGTGGGCATCGTCCGTCATCACCCGCGCGTTGTACTTCTTGGACAGCTCCACGATGCGGGGCAGGTCACAGATGTCGCCCTCCATCGAGAACACGCCGTCGGTGACGATGATCTTCCCCGCCTTGGGCTCCTTCTCGGCCGACTGCTGCAGCAGCTGCTCGAGGTGCTCCAGGTCGTTGTGCCGGTACTTGCGCTCGGTGGCGAAGGACAGCCGCACGCCGTCCACCAGCGAGGCGTGGTTCTGCCGGTCCGCGAAGACGATGTCGTGGCGGCCCAGGATGGAGGCCATGGCCAGGTTCGTCTGGAAGCCGGTGGAGATGACCAGCGCGGCCTCGCGGTTGAGGAACTTCGCCAGGCGCTGCTCCAGCTCCTCGTGCAGCGCCAGGGTGCCGTTGAGCAGGCGCGAGCCGGAGCACGTGGTGCCGTAGCGCTCCACCGCCTTGATCGCCGCCTCCTTCACCCGGGGATCCGCGCTCAGGCCCAGGTAGTTGTTCGACCCGACCATGATGACGCGGCGGCCCTCGATCTGGACCTCCGTCGCCCCGAACGACTCCTCGATGGCCCGGAAGTAGGGGTAGAGCCCGGTGGCCTTGGCGATGCGGTAGTCCTTCCAGCTGCGGCACTTCTCGAACACGTCACTCATGGGGGGTCTTCTCTCTTGGGGGAGGTCCGGGCTCCGCGAATAATGGGGCGCGCTTCCCTGCAGTGTTCATACCGACCCGGGGCACCGCAGCGCGCGTCCTCCTCGGGGGTCCAGGCGTGGCCGTCAATATTGAGTCACCCTCCGAGTGTCAAGGCACCGACTGTCCGGCGATGTGCTCCCAGGCACGGGGAACTCCCGGTCCCTGGACGGGGTTGACAGGGGTCTCCTTTATGTTCCCCGGACAGGCGAGTGAGCAACCGGTTGCACAGCCGGGACACGCCTGCCCTGTTTTGGGAGGAACGCCCGGGTTCCGGGGGGCATACCCGGGACGGACGGGGAGGGCTCCGGACCCGGGAGGAAGGCTTCCGGTACCGGCGGTGTTGGAACCGTCATTCTCAGAGGCCGTGACAGGGGAGCGGAA
This window encodes:
- a CDS encoding aminotransferase class I/II-fold pyridoxal phosphate-dependent enzyme, which gives rise to MSDVFEKCRSWKDYRIAKATGLYPYFRAIEESFGATEVQIEGRRVIMVGSNNYLGLSADPRVKEAAIKAVERYGTTCSGSRLLNGTLALHEELEQRLAKFLNREAALVISTGFQTNLAMASILGRHDIVFADRQNHASLVDGVRLSFATERKYRHNDLEHLEQLLQQSAEKEPKAGKIIVTDGVFSMEGDICDLPRIVELSKKYNARVMTDDAHSMGVLGEKGRGTSEYFGLEAETDLVMGTFSKSFASLGGVLAGPHDVINYMRHKSRSVIFSASMTPASIASALKALEIIEAEPQRRARLLDIAEKMHNGFRAMGFDTGVSVTPVVPVHIGDQVKCFRFWKALHEAGVFANPVIPPAVEPGHALIRTSYMATHTDEQLDRVLDIFEQIGKKMDVIPQTRPSTYTPVQIARPGSQVRNNKASEKWAAASVGQNGTNGFSLDQLSRMSSREVAGKLFDAMESLTWKAANLQPEDIRKLGQVPMKLWEKRADIPGLLLEKGANLFIRNGREDQN